From Chitinophaga sp. H8, one genomic window encodes:
- a CDS encoding phosphoglucosamine mutase — translation MVRKYFGTDGIRGKANEGAMTAETALRVGMAAGRVFRRGDHRHRVVIGKDTRLSGYMLEPALTAGFTSMGMDVFLFGPLPTTYRKNKRPFHPSPTALDRS, via the coding sequence ATGGTGCGCAAATATTTCGGCACAGACGGTATTCGTGGCAAAGCCAACGAAGGCGCGATGACGGCGGAAACCGCCTTGCGCGTCGGCATGGCGGCTGGCCGTGTCTTTCGTCGCGGTGACCACCGCCATCGTGTCGTGATCGGCAAGGATACGCGCCTGTCGGGCTATATGCTTGAACCCGCGCTCACAGCCGGTTTCACCTCGATGGGCATGGACGTATTCCTTTTTGGCCCGCTGCCGACAACGTATAGGAAGAATAAACGCCCTTTTCACCCAAGTCCAACAGCTTTGGACCGCAGTTGA
- a CDS encoding site-specific integrase produces the protein MKVNFYLDKPYNPDIAPEKVKLELAKVGGKKKNLAQKFWNPSLTALYLFFSPDKSCRIKYRTNYKILPKSWDFEKERLKPSASGALEFNVELNNLANLCIREAMGKKDKNQFLSKEDYKQIIQGCIDRDNAVSNEISISHLKTQFLSYKSNFVKDGTLKEYRTVFKGLEDFEKQKGINLVLRELDSKFLDQFEVFLSKKRNTNDEEKEGLLNDTIHKYISTLKVFLKWCNDNDYLVHPDVFKTQKTNFKKKAYNEIIALSESEIEKLMNHDLSDRPSLERVRDLFCLLCYTGQRFEDLINFDPKDIKNNAWDFISVKVKKRVIVPFEGYIAPAKDILERIGYSVPKISNQKFNEYVKTVGKLAGLDETIKITRYSGKQKLVIEKRKYDFLTSHVGRRSMVTNLLSRNVPITLVQKLTAHSDIRTLMKYESASTDSLIDALNKF, from the coding sequence ATGAAAGTAAATTTTTATTTAGACAAGCCCTATAACCCTGATATTGCACCTGAAAAGGTCAAACTGGAACTGGCCAAGGTTGGAGGAAAAAAGAAAAACCTTGCACAGAAGTTCTGGAATCCATCGCTCACTGCGCTGTATCTATTCTTTTCACCGGATAAATCCTGTAGGATAAAATACAGGACAAACTATAAGATTTTACCCAAAAGTTGGGATTTTGAAAAGGAAAGGCTTAAACCAAGTGCCAGCGGAGCGTTGGAATTCAATGTCGAACTGAACAACCTTGCCAACCTCTGCATCCGGGAAGCGATGGGCAAAAAAGACAAAAACCAGTTTCTATCCAAAGAAGATTATAAACAGATCATACAGGGCTGTATCGACAGGGACAATGCGGTAAGCAACGAAATATCCATTTCCCACCTAAAAACACAGTTCCTGTCCTATAAATCCAATTTTGTCAAAGACGGCACACTAAAAGAATACAGGACGGTATTCAAAGGTCTGGAAGACTTTGAAAAACAGAAAGGTATAAATCTTGTCCTTAGGGAACTGGACAGCAAATTTCTCGATCAGTTCGAAGTGTTCCTGAGCAAGAAGAGGAATACGAACGATGAAGAAAAGGAAGGTTTGCTAAATGACACCATACACAAATACATATCCACGTTGAAGGTATTCCTAAAGTGGTGCAACGACAATGATTATCTGGTGCATCCCGACGTTTTCAAAACGCAAAAAACAAACTTTAAGAAGAAAGCCTACAATGAGATCATTGCCCTGTCCGAATCCGAAATAGAAAAACTGATGAACCATGATCTTTCGGACAGACCCAGTCTGGAAAGAGTACGGGATCTGTTCTGTCTATTGTGCTACACAGGGCAAAGATTTGAGGATCTGATCAACTTCGATCCAAAGGATATAAAAAACAATGCTTGGGACTTTATTTCGGTAAAGGTCAAGAAAAGGGTAATCGTACCTTTTGAGGGGTATATAGCCCCTGCAAAAGATATCTTGGAACGTATCGGTTACAGCGTACCCAAGATATCCAACCAGAAGTTCAATGAATACGTAAAAACGGTAGGAAAACTCGCAGGACTGGACGAGACCATCAAGATAACACGGTATTCGGGCAAGCAGAAGCTGGTGATAGAAAAAAGGAAGTACGATTTTCTAACCAGCCATGTCGGCAGAAGATCAATGGTAACGAACCTATTGAGCAGAAACGTACCGATCACGCTTGTACAAAAACTGACGGCACATTCTGACATACGGACTTTAATGAAATACGAATCGGCAAGCACAGATTCGTTAATCGATGCACTCAATAAATTTTAA
- a CDS encoding helix-turn-helix domain-containing protein, with the protein MIQFDQKALRDCIKDAVREELHLFISDVKHTSDNTENRSSEKLLTKKEMADELDISLVSLTEWMKQGHIPYMRMGKRIYFKKQEVVASMAGYNRNKGGK; encoded by the coding sequence ATGATTCAATTTGACCAAAAAGCCCTTAGGGACTGCATCAAGGATGCTGTAAGGGAAGAACTTCACCTTTTTATTTCAGATGTGAAGCACACATCGGACAACACCGAGAACAGATCTTCCGAAAAACTATTGACCAAAAAGGAAATGGCGGACGAACTTGACATTTCACTCGTCAGCCTGACCGAGTGGATGAAGCAGGGACATATCCCCTACATGCGTATGGGAAAGCGGATCTATTTCAAAAAACAGGAGGTAGTGGCTTCAATGGCCGGCTACAACCGGAACAAAGGAGGTAAATAA
- a CDS encoding AAA family ATPase, with the protein MITISNSDSVIGTLGNFSASTGKAKSRKTFNVISLVAAALSGKQILQYKVKVPINRPLVLYCDTEQSKFHCHRLLSRVYKLINYPTTEVHENLKFISLREYPTKERISIIEYALSKYAGRIGLVIIDGIRDLVYDINNATEATEITGKLMKWSQELNIHIHTVLHLNKGDDNTRGHLGTELNNKAESILQVTKSDLDANYSTVAPKFIRDIEFEPFTFYIDDGLPVLDENFDLSGTASRKGFDYQELSKENHREVLQEMFNDSEITCSYDDFVRRLKDAYLAKGFNFGINKAKQLKTFLENKRIVIKNDKTYRFNPEFYY; encoded by the coding sequence ATGATAACAATCAGCAATTCCGATTCCGTTATCGGTACATTAGGGAATTTCAGCGCATCCACGGGAAAGGCGAAGAGCAGGAAAACATTCAATGTGATTTCATTGGTGGCTGCTGCATTGAGCGGAAAACAGATATTACAATACAAGGTCAAAGTTCCCATAAACCGTCCATTGGTGCTGTACTGCGATACAGAGCAGAGCAAGTTCCATTGCCACAGGTTACTTTCAAGGGTCTACAAGCTCATAAATTACCCGACAACGGAAGTCCATGAAAACCTAAAATTCATATCCTTGAGGGAATACCCCACCAAAGAGCGCATTAGTATCATCGAATATGCCCTGTCCAAATATGCGGGCAGGATAGGTCTAGTGATAATAGACGGGATCAGGGATCTTGTTTACGACATCAATAATGCAACGGAAGCGACTGAAATTACCGGCAAGCTGATGAAATGGTCACAGGAACTTAATATCCATATCCATACCGTACTACACTTAAACAAGGGTGATGACAACACAAGAGGCCATTTGGGGACTGAATTGAACAATAAGGCAGAATCCATCTTACAGGTCACCAAAAGCGATCTGGATGCAAACTACAGCACCGTGGCTCCAAAGTTCATCAGGGATATCGAGTTTGAGCCATTTACCTTTTATATAGATGATGGTTTGCCCGTACTGGACGAGAACTTTGACCTGTCAGGCACTGCATCGAGAAAAGGGTTCGACTATCAGGAGCTTTCCAAAGAGAACCATCGGGAAGTGTTACAGGAAATGTTTAACGATAGTGAAATAACCTGCAGTTATGATGACTTTGTCCGAAGATTAAAGGACGCTTATCTAGCAAAAGGCTTCAATTTCGGCATCAATAAAGCCAAACAGCTGAAGACATTTCTGGAAAACAAACGGATAGTCATCAAGAACGATAAGACCTACCGGTTTAATCCTGAATTCTATTACTAA
- a CDS encoding toprim domain-containing protein: MTCDELKRIPLISILNYLQIPCARMNSREAWLRNPFNGGNERTASTKVDIHRNIWYSHSDGLGGNNIDFLMKFLDTDNLSTVLDWADERKNILSFHQQTVLDKVPIVQQENNRTYTILSVKPLTNKALIDYLTDVRKIDIEIASAYCQEIYYRTANGQTYFAVCFKNDAGGYELRNSYDKRSLLTKGITTIGNGSKDVVVFEGFTDLLSFMTLKKNAGKPYLNTNFCILNTTANLQKAYPFLERHNRITSYLDTDSSGLKSYHSLRTHFEKTHAVKNGMEELQRQDNRIKDVNDYLIFRSHKEQIHSTQSGRKLSNR, from the coding sequence ATGACATGTGATGAACTTAAGCGCATACCGCTCATATCCATATTAAATTACCTGCAGATTCCGTGTGCCAGAATGAACAGCCGTGAAGCATGGCTTAGAAATCCGTTCAATGGAGGGAACGAAAGAACCGCTTCGACAAAGGTGGATATACACAGAAATATCTGGTATTCGCATTCGGATGGTTTGGGAGGTAACAACATTGACTTCCTGATGAAGTTTTTGGACACGGACAACCTATCAACAGTATTGGATTGGGCTGATGAAAGAAAAAATATCCTTTCTTTTCACCAGCAGACCGTATTGGATAAAGTACCGATTGTGCAACAGGAAAATAATCGGACGTACACCATACTATCCGTAAAACCACTTACAAACAAAGCGCTGATCGACTATCTGACCGATGTACGCAAAATAGATATTGAAATTGCCAGCGCATACTGTCAGGAAATCTATTACAGGACGGCAAATGGACAGACGTACTTTGCCGTCTGTTTTAAGAATGATGCAGGTGGATACGAACTGCGCAACAGCTATGACAAACGCTCCCTATTGACAAAGGGGATCACTACGATCGGTAACGGTAGCAAAGATGTTGTTGTGTTTGAGGGCTTCACAGATCTGCTGTCCTTTATGACGTTAAAAAAGAATGCAGGTAAGCCGTATCTAAATACGAACTTCTGTATCCTGAATACGACAGCCAATCTGCAAAAAGCATATCCATTCTTAGAGCGACATAACAGAATAACAAGCTATCTGGACACAGATAGCAGTGGCTTAAAATCTTACCACAGTTTGCGAACCCATTTTGAGAAAACGCATGCCGTAAAAAATGGAATGGAAGAATTGCAGAGGCAAGACAACAGGATCAAGGATGTCAATGACTACCTGATATTCAGATCACACAAAGAACAAATTCATAGCACCCAATCTGGAAGAAAGCTATCGAATAGGTAG
- a CDS encoding plasmid mobilization protein, whose product MKNNKKKGGRPALENKKQFRINVRFDESEHNRVLHNAKIAGMSKSEWVRKSAILRKITPRFTEEQLKAFRAITGASNNLNQLTKKAHQSGLIEVAQECKNTIHHIDHCINKLLHHDSEDN is encoded by the coding sequence ATGAAAAATAACAAGAAAAAAGGCGGAAGACCCGCACTCGAAAATAAAAAACAGTTCAGGATCAATGTCCGTTTCGATGAAAGCGAACATAACAGAGTTTTGCATAATGCAAAAATTGCAGGTATGAGCAAATCGGAATGGGTACGCAAATCTGCGATCCTACGAAAAATTACACCTAGGTTTACCGAAGAACAATTGAAAGCTTTTAGGGCGATTACTGGGGCTTCGAACAATCTAAATCAGCTAACTAAAAAAGCACACCAGTCTGGACTGATTGAGGTGGCACAGGAATGCAAAAATACGATCCATCACATTGACCATTGTATCAATAAACTACTGCACCATGATAGCGAAGATAATTGA
- a CDS encoding relaxase/mobilization nuclease domain-containing protein, with translation MIAKIIEGRSFGGCVGYALKKDSEIIHVNGLRTDSAKTITQDFNFQRMLNPRLGKAVGHIILSWNTEDKNKLNNDIMLSAAKRYLSKLDIRDTQCLMVRHHDRQHDHIHIIFNRVNDHGKTISNSNQRYKSFKACKELNALYGFKQSEGKRNVNRGRLKGNDLTKYQIYDTVKAGIRHSKNWKELQNYIRYRGVEMQFKYRLGSDEVQGISFIKDEQTFRGSAIDRSLSFGQIDKALNSIDNSIELNQISGSYVSKDHSIDRNIGETLGHITSALFSNPEITPEQDDPLIKKRKKKENYGLKR, from the coding sequence ATGATAGCGAAGATAATTGAGGGCCGATCTTTCGGCGGATGCGTTGGATACGCCCTGAAAAAAGATAGTGAGATTATCCATGTAAATGGATTACGGACGGATTCGGCAAAGACCATCACACAGGACTTTAATTTTCAGCGGATGCTGAATCCAAGATTGGGCAAGGCAGTCGGACACATTATTCTTTCGTGGAATACAGAAGATAAAAACAAGCTGAATAATGACATCATGCTATCCGCAGCTAAGCGTTATTTATCAAAATTAGATATTAGGGATACCCAATGCTTAATGGTGCGCCACCACGACCGCCAACATGATCATATCCATATTATTTTTAATCGGGTAAACGATCATGGCAAAACTATCTCCAATAGCAATCAGCGGTATAAGAGCTTTAAAGCTTGTAAAGAATTAAATGCATTATATGGCTTTAAGCAGTCCGAAGGAAAACGAAATGTCAACAGAGGTAGACTGAAAGGTAATGATCTAACGAAATACCAAATTTACGACACCGTCAAGGCAGGCATACGACACAGTAAAAACTGGAAGGAACTACAAAATTATATCCGTTACAGAGGTGTGGAAATGCAGTTTAAATATAGATTGGGGTCGGATGAGGTTCAAGGTATTTCGTTCATCAAAGATGAACAGACATTTCGGGGTTCTGCCATAGACCGCTCATTGAGCTTCGGACAGATCGACAAGGCTTTAAATAGCATAGATAATTCTATTGAACTAAATCAAATTTCTGGAAGCTATGTTTCGAAGGATCATTCTATAGACAGAAATATCGGAGAAACACTTGGTCACATAACATCAGCTTTATTTTCGAACCCCGAAATTACACCAGAGCAAGATGATCCGTTGATCAAGAAAAGAAAAAAGAAAGAGAATTACGGACTAAAACGTTAA
- a CDS encoding aminoglycoside 6-adenylyltransferase AadS: MKVREEKLRTIIEWSEKNEDVRVLLLTSSLVNPLALVDEFSDLDIEFVFEDNTNYISDKSWTLKFGNPIAMIEEDESCFNHKHAMKMLLYEDGVKVDFKLYSKSKFIKETQEKELPEDWDIGYKILIDKDGITKQMLKPTYQISIIKKPSEKEFQNLINDFWWDTTYVAKCLVRDEIFYAKFMSETVIRTEYLIPLIEWHIASEHNWNITTNKYGRLFKKYLNQEMWAKTEQTFSGSDIKENWTALFSMTDLVSEIGTELSKKLEYKYPDKLENDIRKYLAGLKPKT, encoded by the coding sequence ATGAAAGTCAGAGAAGAAAAGTTAAGAACAATTATAGAATGGTCGGAGAAAAACGAAGATGTAAGAGTTCTTCTTCTGACAAGTTCACTTGTAAATCCTTTAGCACTTGTTGACGAATTTAGTGATTTAGACATTGAATTTGTTTTTGAGGATAATACAAATTACATTTCAGACAAAAGCTGGACGCTTAAATTCGGAAATCCAATTGCTATGATTGAAGAAGACGAAAGTTGTTTTAACCATAAACACGCAATGAAAATGCTACTTTATGAAGACGGTGTGAAAGTAGATTTTAAACTTTACAGCAAATCAAAATTTATAAAGGAAACGCAAGAGAAAGAATTACCAGAAGATTGGGATATTGGTTATAAAATTTTAATTGATAAAGATGGTATTACAAAGCAAATGCTGAAACCAACTTATCAAATTTCCATTATCAAAAAACCGTCTGAAAAAGAGTTTCAAAATCTAATAAACGATTTTTGGTGGGACACAACTTACGTGGCAAAGTGTCTTGTGAGAGATGAAATATTCTATGCGAAATTTATGTCGGAAACCGTTATTCGCACAGAATATTTAATTCCTTTAATTGAATGGCACATTGCAAGTGAACACAATTGGAACATAACGACCAATAAATATGGACGACTTTTCAAAAAGTATCTTAACCAGGAAATGTGGGCTAAAACAGAACAAACATTTTCAGGGAGCGATATAAAGGAAAATTGGACTGCTCTATTTTCAATGACTGATTTAGTTTCAGAAATAGGAACTGAATTGTCAAAAAAATTAGAGTACAAATACCCGGATAAATTAGAAAATGACATACGAAAATATTTAGCTGGACTAAAACCCAAAACATAA
- the catB gene encoding type B chloramphenicol O-acetyltransferase: MKNYFESPFKGKIIKDHITNPNIISGKYSYYSGYYHGHSFDDCARYLFPDRNDVDKLIIGSYCSIGSGASFIMAGNQGHKYDWISSFPFFYMSEFDVFSKSQDGFQKAGDTVVGNDVWIGSEAMIMPGVQIGDGAVIGSRALVTKDVEPYSIVGGNPAKLIKKRFSDDDIQKLQEMKWWEWDEETLFEAMPILCSNKIDLLYKFFRKMK; the protein is encoded by the coding sequence ATGAAAAATTACTTCGAAAGTCCTTTTAAAGGAAAAATAATCAAAGACCACATAACTAATCCCAATATAATTTCGGGTAAATATTCTTATTATTCTGGTTATTATCACGGTCATTCATTTGACGATTGTGCTCGTTATCTGTTTCCGGACAGGAATGATGTCGATAAACTAATTATCGGTTCTTATTGTTCAATAGGGAGCGGTGCAAGTTTCATAATGGCAGGTAATCAAGGTCATAAATATGATTGGATTTCCAGTTTTCCATTTTTTTATATGTCTGAATTTGATGTTTTCAGTAAAAGCCAAGATGGATTTCAAAAAGCAGGAGATACAGTTGTTGGGAATGATGTTTGGATTGGTAGTGAAGCTATGATAATGCCAGGAGTTCAGATAGGAGATGGAGCTGTTATTGGCAGTCGTGCTTTGGTTACAAAAGATGTTGAACCTTATTCAATTGTAGGGGGAAATCCAGCCAAATTGATAAAAAAGAGATTTAGTGATGATGACATCCAAAAATTGCAGGAAATGAAATGGTGGGAATGGGATGAAGAAACCCTTTTTGAAGCAATGCCAATTCTTTGTTCAAATAAAATCGATTTGTTGTACAAGTTTTTTAGAAAAATGAAATGA
- the tet(X) gene encoding tetracycline-inactivating monooxygenase Tet(X) — MTMRIDTDKQMNLLSDKNVAIIGGGPVGLTMAKLLQQNGIDVSVYERDNDREARIFGGTLDLHKGSGQEAMKKAGLLQTYYDLALPMGVNIADKKGNILSTKNVKPENRFDNPEINRNDLRAILLNSLENDTVIWDRKLVMLEPGKKKWTLTFENKPSETADLVILANGGMSKVRKFVTDTEVEETGTFNIQADIHQPEINCPGFFQLCNGNRLMASHQGNLLFANPNNNGALHFGISFKTPDEWKNQTQVDFQNRNSVVDFLLKEFSDWDERYKELIHTTLSFVGLATRIFPLEKPWKSKRPLPITMIGDAAHLMPPFAGQGVNSGLVDALILSDNLADGKFNSIEEAVKNYEQQMFIYGKEAQEESTQNEIEMFKPDFTFQQLLNV, encoded by the coding sequence ATGACAATGCGAATAGATACAGACAAACAAATGAATTTACTTAGTGATAAGAACGTTGCAATAATTGGTGGTGGACCCGTTGGACTGACTATGGCAAAATTATTACAGCAAAACGGCATAGACGTTTCAGTTTACGAAAGAGACAACGACCGAGAGGCAAGAATTTTTGGTGGAACCCTTGACCTACACAAAGGTTCAGGTCAGGAAGCAATGAAAAAAGCGGGATTGTTACAAACTTATTATGACTTAGCCTTACCAATGGGTGTAAATATTGCTGATAAAAAAGGCAATATTTTATCCACAAAAAATGTAAAGCCCGAAAATCGATTTGACAATCCTGAAATAAACAGAAATGACTTAAGGGCTATCTTGTTGAATAGTTTAGAAAACGACACGGTTATTTGGGATAGAAAACTTGTTATGCTTGAACCTGGTAAGAAGAAGTGGACACTAACTTTTGAGAATAAACCGAGTGAAACAGCAGATTTGGTTATTCTTGCCAATGGCGGGATGTCCAAGGTAAGAAAATTTGTTACCGACACGGAAGTTGAAGAAACAGGTACTTTCAATATACAAGCCGATATTCATCAACCAGAGATAAACTGTCCTGGATTTTTTCAGCTATGCAATGGAAACCGGCTAATGGCATCTCACCAAGGTAATTTATTATTTGCTAACCCCAATAATAATGGTGCATTGCATTTTGGAATAAGTTTTAAAACACCTGATGAATGGAAAAACCAAACGCAGGTAGATTTTCAAAACAGAAATAGTGTCGTTGATTTTCTTCTGAAAGAATTTTCCGATTGGGACGAACGCTACAAAGAATTGATTCATACGACGTTGTCATTTGTAGGATTGGCTACACGGATATTTCCTTTAGAAAAGCCTTGGAAAAGCAAGCGCCCATTACCCATAACAATGATTGGGGATGCCGCACATTTGATGCCGCCTTTTGCAGGGCAGGGAGTAAATAGTGGGTTGGTGGATGCCTTGATATTGTCTGATAATCTAGCCGATGGAAAATTTAATAGCATTGAAGAGGCTGTTAAAAATTATGAACAGCAAATGTTTATCTATGGCAAAGAAGCACAAGAAGAATCAACTCAAAACGAAATTGAAATGTTTAAACCCGACTTTACGTTTCAGCAATTGTTAAATGTATAA